A genomic window from Massilia sp. METH4 includes:
- a CDS encoding TonB-dependent receptor, translated as MTFPCTRMGAAVSLALLQMSGALAQEAPAAAAPADDALQMNRVVVTGTAAGTSKMKSSVSVSTLEADTIAQAVPTSAADVLRSVPGVRSESSGGEGNANMTVRGVPISAGGSRYVQMQEDGLPVLQSGDFNFATPDAFVRIDGSLSHLEVVRGGSASTLATNAPGGIINFIGKTGEQEGGSIGLTQGVDHRSSRIDADYGGALGKRTRFFVGGFYRIGEGVRETALTSEQGGQLRANITHEFDRGYLRLSVKHLDDRTPTALPVPTRVVNGKVEAIDGIDPRTASFYSPYWVPDVTLDKANRRVAHDVNDGMRVRSDTVGLEGQFDLGNGWTLTERLRKSNNSGRFIGVFAGNSGTEGEYVFATGPQAGQAYRGRAFAAVVFNTSIDDADSVMSDTKLARTFQLADGRRLTATGGVYVANQDLGLTWNFNEYLMQATGDRPALLQTASATPGLVGPAFGACCSRAVDVQYRYRSPYVNLGYEAGPLNVDASVRHDRQSAGGSANIATGALRYDPATAQRVDYDLSRNSYSVGANYRLSSGLAVFARSSEGVAFNADRILFGAPLDGSAPISINTVRQLEGGVKWRSGPLSAFVTAFHAKTRETNYEVTTQTSTANSYDAKGVEIEAAWRNGGFQVNGGLTLTDAEISAAAPGSEALVGNTPRRQARAVYQLAASYDFGPAKVGASMVGTGRSWADDANTIELPAYRTVSAFVNYRINERIMLALSANNLFNETGFTEAESDGHAARSVSGRSIKASVRYSF; from the coding sequence ATGACTTTCCCTTGCACCCGCATGGGGGCGGCGGTATCGCTCGCCCTGTTGCAGATGAGCGGCGCCCTGGCCCAGGAAGCGCCCGCCGCGGCGGCGCCGGCCGACGACGCCCTGCAGATGAACCGCGTGGTCGTGACCGGCACGGCCGCCGGCACGTCGAAAATGAAATCGAGCGTCTCGGTCAGCACGCTGGAGGCGGATACGATCGCGCAGGCCGTGCCCACCAGCGCCGCAGACGTGCTGCGCTCCGTGCCCGGCGTGCGTTCAGAATCCTCCGGCGGCGAAGGCAACGCCAACATGACCGTGCGCGGCGTGCCCATCTCCGCGGGCGGTTCGCGCTATGTGCAGATGCAGGAGGACGGCCTGCCAGTATTGCAGTCGGGCGACTTCAACTTCGCCACGCCGGACGCTTTCGTGCGCATCGACGGGAGCCTGTCCCACCTCGAGGTGGTGCGCGGTGGTTCCGCCTCCACGCTCGCGACCAACGCGCCGGGCGGCATCATCAACTTCATCGGCAAGACGGGCGAGCAGGAGGGCGGCAGCATCGGCCTCACGCAGGGCGTGGACCACCGTTCCTCCCGCATCGATGCCGACTACGGCGGCGCGCTCGGCAAGCGCACCCGCTTCTTCGTCGGCGGATTCTACCGCATCGGTGAAGGTGTGCGCGAAACGGCGCTCACCAGCGAGCAGGGCGGCCAGCTGCGCGCCAACATCACGCACGAATTCGATCGCGGCTACCTGCGCCTGTCCGTCAAGCACCTGGACGACCGCACGCCCACGGCGCTGCCGGTACCGACGCGCGTCGTCAACGGCAAGGTCGAAGCCATCGACGGCATCGACCCGCGCACGGCCAGCTTCTACTCGCCTTACTGGGTGCCGGATGTCACGCTCGACAAGGCCAACCGCCGCGTGGCGCACGACGTCAACGACGGCATGCGCGTGCGCAGCGATACCGTCGGCCTGGAAGGCCAGTTCGACCTCGGCAACGGCTGGACGCTGACCGAGCGCCTGCGCAAGTCGAACAACAGCGGCCGCTTCATCGGTGTCTTCGCGGGCAACAGCGGCACGGAAGGCGAGTACGTGTTCGCCACCGGACCGCAGGCCGGCCAGGCCTACCGCGGCCGGGCCTTCGCCGCCGTGGTATTCAATACCTCGATCGACGATGCCGATTCGGTGATGAGCGACACCAAGCTGGCGCGCACCTTCCAGCTGGCCGACGGCCGCCGCCTGACGGCCACCGGCGGCGTCTACGTCGCCAACCAGGACCTGGGCCTGACGTGGAACTTCAACGAGTACCTGATGCAGGCGACCGGTGACAGGCCGGCCTTGCTGCAAACTGCCAGCGCCACCCCGGGCCTGGTAGGCCCGGCCTTCGGTGCCTGCTGCTCGCGCGCCGTGGACGTGCAGTACCGCTACCGCTCGCCGTACGTCAACCTGGGCTACGAGGCGGGGCCGCTGAACGTGGATGCCAGCGTGCGCCACGACCGGCAAAGCGCCGGCGGCTCGGCCAACATCGCCACCGGCGCGCTGCGCTACGATCCGGCCACCGCGCAGCGGGTCGACTATGACCTCAGCCGAAACTCGTATTCGGTGGGGGCGAACTACCGGCTCTCCAGCGGCCTGGCCGTGTTTGCGCGCAGCAGCGAAGGCGTGGCCTTCAATGCCGACCGCATCCTGTTCGGCGCCCCGCTCGACGGCAGCGCGCCCATCAGCATCAACACGGTGCGCCAGCTCGAGGGCGGCGTGAAGTGGCGCAGCGGGCCGCTGAGCGCCTTCGTCACGGCCTTCCATGCGAAAACGCGCGAGACCAACTACGAAGTCACCACGCAGACTAGCACGGCCAACAGCTATGACGCCAAGGGCGTGGAGATCGAGGCGGCCTGGCGCAACGGCGGCTTCCAGGTCAACGGCGGCCTCACCTTGACTGATGCCGAGATCAGCGCCGCCGCGCCGGGTTCCGAAGCGCTGGTGGGCAATACGCCGCGGCGCCAGGCGCGCGCCGTGTACCAGCTGGCCGCCAGCTACGACTTCGGCCCCGCCAAGGTGGGCGCCAGCATGGTGGGCACCGGCCGCTCGTGGGCGGACGACGCGAACACCATCGAGCTGCCGGCCTACCGCACCGTCAGCGCCTTCGTGAACTACCGCATCAACGAACGCATCATGCTGGCGCTGTCGGCCAACAACCTGTTCAACGAGACCGGTTTCACCGAAGCCGAAAGCGACGGCCACGCCGCGCGGTCGGTCAGCGGCCGCTCCATCAAGGCCAGCGTGCGCTACTCGTTCTGA
- a CDS encoding alpha-amylase family glycosyl hydrolase yields the protein MTDFPSPEPLLAALPSSLRAAAARRYAEHGPLLYGRLAAVYGEQPGFEQWYAALLATIGSLMAVRPAGLLAQDVRRAAEPDWFLRQDMLGYCAYASRFGGDLPGIAGRIEHLRTLGVTYLHLLPFLRARAGENDGGFAVSSFDEVDPALGSMADLEALCGQLREAGISLCADFVLNHVADDHAWARGAMAGDARLRRFFHVFPDRAMPERYERTLGQVFPAAAPGNFTHVPAMEGWVWTTFYPFQWDLNYANPEVLGEIAAALLRLANRGVEVFRLDSTAFLWKREGTPCMNQPEVHALLQALRAIVAIAAPGVLLKAEAIVPTRELPAYLGGPGTPECHLAYHSTLMAAGWAALAEQDTGLLRAVIEGTPAAPPGASWLTYVRCHDDIGWKILLDEAQGDTGRLAAVARFFHGEGGSYAAGVPFQSGLATNGMAAALTGFETAEGPRARELALRRLLLVHGVALAFGGMPVLYMGDELGMGNDHGYRDDPQRAHDTRWVQRPVFDEEGLARRDDPDSWAGQVFRALRALVSERRGCPALAADVPRAVLPTADDALLALARGDHFLALFNFSERTLAVSLTALGAGAWPGHGDVIELAPWAMLWLRR from the coding sequence ATGACCGACTTTCCCTCTCCCGAGCCGCTGCTGGCGGCGCTTCCTTCGTCGCTGCGTGCCGCCGCGGCGCGCCGCTACGCCGAGCACGGGCCGCTGCTGTACGGGCGCCTCGCTGCCGTGTATGGCGAACAACCCGGCTTCGAGCAATGGTACGCGGCACTGCTGGCGACGATCGGCAGCCTGATGGCCGTCCGGCCCGCCGGCCTGCTGGCGCAGGATGTGCGGCGCGCCGCCGAGCCGGACTGGTTCCTGCGCCAGGACATGCTGGGCTACTGCGCCTACGCGTCGCGCTTCGGCGGCGACCTTCCCGGCATCGCCGGGCGCATCGAGCACCTGCGCACGCTGGGCGTCACCTACCTGCACCTGCTGCCATTCCTGCGCGCCCGCGCCGGCGAGAACGACGGCGGCTTCGCCGTGTCCAGCTTCGACGAAGTCGATCCCGCCCTCGGCAGCATGGCCGACCTGGAAGCGCTGTGCGGGCAGCTGCGCGAGGCGGGCATCAGCCTGTGCGCCGACTTCGTGCTGAACCACGTGGCGGACGACCATGCCTGGGCGCGCGGCGCCATGGCCGGCGATGCGCGGCTGCGCCGCTTCTTCCACGTGTTCCCGGACCGCGCGATGCCGGAGCGCTACGAGCGCACGCTGGGCCAGGTCTTCCCGGCCGCCGCGCCGGGCAATTTCACCCACGTGCCGGCCATGGAAGGCTGGGTATGGACCACGTTCTACCCGTTCCAGTGGGACCTGAACTACGCCAACCCCGAAGTGCTCGGCGAAATCGCCGCGGCCCTGCTGCGGCTGGCGAACCGGGGCGTGGAAGTGTTCCGCCTCGATTCCACGGCGTTCCTGTGGAAGCGCGAGGGCACGCCCTGCATGAACCAGCCGGAGGTGCACGCGCTGCTCCAGGCGCTGCGCGCCATCGTGGCGATCGCCGCGCCGGGCGTGCTGCTGAAGGCCGAAGCCATCGTGCCCACCCGCGAGCTGCCGGCCTACCTGGGTGGCCCCGGCACGCCGGAATGCCACCTGGCCTACCACAGCACCCTGATGGCCGCCGGCTGGGCCGCGCTGGCCGAGCAGGATACGGGCCTGCTGCGCGCCGTGATCGAAGGCACGCCAGCGGCGCCACCCGGCGCCAGCTGGCTGACCTATGTGCGCTGCCACGACGATATCGGCTGGAAGATCCTGCTGGATGAAGCGCAGGGCGATACCGGCCGGCTCGCTGCCGTGGCGCGCTTCTTCCATGGCGAAGGCGGCAGCTATGCCGCCGGCGTGCCGTTCCAGTCGGGCCTTGCCACCAACGGCATGGCCGCGGCATTGACGGGCTTTGAAACGGCCGAAGGGCCGCGAGCGCGCGAGCTGGCCCTGCGCCGCCTGCTGCTGGTGCATGGGGTGGCGCTCGCGTTCGGCGGCATGCCCGTGCTGTACATGGGCGACGAGCTGGGCATGGGCAACGACCACGGCTACCGCGACGATCCGCAGCGCGCGCACGACACGCGCTGGGTACAGCGCCCGGTGTTCGACGAGGAGGGGCTGGCCCGGCGCGACGATCCGGACAGCTGGGCAGGGCAGGTGTTCCGCGCCCTGCGCGCCCTCGTGAGCGAGCGGCGCGGCTGCCCCGCGCTCGCCGCCGACGTGCCGCGCGCCGTCCTGCCCACGGCGGACGATGCCCTGCTGGCGCTGGCACGAGGCGACCATTTCCTGGCATTGTTCAATTTCTCGGAGCGCACGCTGGCCGTTTCGCTGACGGCGCTGGGTGCCGGCGCCTGGCCCGGCCACGGTGACGTAATCGAGCTGGCTCCGTGGGCCATGCTCTGGCTGCGCCGCTAA
- a CDS encoding PfkB family carbohydrate kinase gives MTRDMQAIAVFGEALVDDFGTTQVVGGAPFNVARHLAGFGVPALMITRIGADANGAAVRAQFSRFGMLEAGLQTDPRRPTGRVVVEQDEHGHRFDILPDQAYDHIDADEALAALAAPGMAAPGMLYFGTLAQRGDVSRAALGSMIAAAAAPRYLDLNLRDGQVPARHVLEAIGQAHILKVNEEELQWVHAARGLPRPAGEDVLDAAAAAAANALIDAFGLRGMIVTLGPRGALWLGADGTRLHAAAPDAIEIVDTVGAGDAFSAVFLLGDRLGWPLDTTLERANAFAAAICGVRGAVPPDPAFHAGWLARWQARCRAY, from the coding sequence ATGACACGAGACATGCAGGCCATCGCCGTCTTCGGCGAAGCGCTGGTCGACGATTTCGGCACCACCCAGGTTGTCGGCGGTGCGCCCTTCAACGTGGCGCGCCACCTTGCCGGCTTCGGCGTGCCCGCGCTGATGATCACCCGCATCGGCGCCGATGCGAACGGCGCGGCGGTGCGCGCGCAATTTTCCCGCTTCGGCATGCTTGAAGCGGGCCTGCAAACCGATCCCCGGCGCCCGACCGGCCGGGTGGTGGTCGAGCAGGATGAACACGGCCACCGTTTCGACATCCTGCCCGACCAGGCCTACGACCACATCGATGCCGACGAGGCACTGGCCGCGCTGGCGGCGCCGGGGATGGCCGCACCGGGCATGCTGTACTTCGGCACGCTGGCCCAACGCGGCGACGTATCGCGCGCCGCCCTCGGCAGCATGATCGCGGCGGCCGCCGCGCCACGCTATCTCGACCTGAACCTGCGCGACGGGCAGGTGCCGGCGCGGCACGTGCTCGAGGCGATCGGCCAGGCGCATATCCTGAAGGTCAATGAAGAGGAATTGCAGTGGGTACACGCGGCGCGCGGCCTGCCCCGCCCGGCGGGCGAGGACGTGCTCGACGCGGCGGCGGCAGCGGCAGCCAACGCCCTGATCGACGCGTTCGGCCTGCGCGGCATGATCGTCACCCTGGGACCGCGTGGCGCGCTGTGGCTGGGTGCGGACGGCACGCGGCTGCACGCCGCGGCACCGGATGCCATCGAGATCGTGGACACGGTGGGGGCGGGCGACGCCTTCTCCGCCGTATTCCTGCTGGGCGACCGGCTAGGCTGGCCACTGGACACGACGCTGGAGCGGGCCAACGCGTTCGCGGCGGCGATCTGCGGGGTGCGCGGCGCGGTGCCGCCCGACCCGGCCTTCCATGCCGGCTGGCTGGCCCGCTGGCAGGCCCGCTGTCGGGCCTACTGA
- a CDS encoding MFS transporter has protein sequence MNHQPHLSFRQVVNMNVGFFGIQFSFGLQQSSMSPIYKYLGADEATLPLLWLAGPVTGLLVQPLVGAMSDRTVTRWGRRTPYFLVGAILCSLGLLFMPFSPTLWMAASLLWILDAANNVTMEPYRAFVSDRLAPRQHSLGFLTQSAFTGLGQTLAYLTPSLLVFMGMDKDATNGSHIPQVVVAAFMIGAVMSITSVLWSIRTTPELPLDAAQLEHMKAHRPGLRAMLADIAAAVREMPQTMRQLALVKLFQWYAMFCYWQYIMLALAQSIYGTTDPASEGFRDAGLLNGQVGAFYNFIAFLAAFALVPFTRRYGPKRMHALCVALAGACMLCIPLIREPALLFIPMVGIGLAWASMMGNPYVMLAGCIPPERNGVYMGIFNMFIVIPMIIQIFTLPLFYQAGLGGNPENVIRLAGVLMLCAAVAVLRVKLRPGGAGAGAIPAPAPH, from the coding sequence ATGAATCATCAACCTCACCTGTCGTTCCGGCAGGTCGTCAACATGAACGTGGGATTCTTCGGCATCCAGTTCAGCTTCGGGCTGCAGCAGAGCAGCATGAGCCCGATCTACAAATACCTGGGCGCCGACGAGGCGACCTTGCCGCTGCTGTGGCTGGCCGGCCCCGTCACCGGCCTGCTCGTGCAGCCGCTGGTGGGCGCCATGAGCGACCGCACCGTCACGCGCTGGGGGCGGCGCACGCCATATTTCCTGGTGGGGGCGATCCTGTGCAGCCTCGGCTTGTTGTTCATGCCGTTCAGCCCCACGCTGTGGATGGCCGCGAGCCTGCTATGGATCCTCGACGCCGCCAACAACGTCACGATGGAGCCTTACCGCGCGTTCGTCAGCGACCGGCTGGCGCCGCGCCAGCATTCGCTCGGCTTCCTCACGCAGAGCGCCTTCACGGGACTGGGGCAGACACTGGCCTACCTGACACCGTCGCTGCTGGTATTCATGGGCATGGACAAGGACGCGACCAACGGCAGCCATATCCCGCAGGTGGTGGTGGCCGCCTTCATGATCGGCGCGGTCATGTCGATCACCAGCGTGCTGTGGTCGATCCGTACCACGCCCGAGCTGCCGCTGGACGCGGCGCAGCTGGAACACATGAAGGCGCACCGGCCCGGCCTGCGTGCGATGCTCGCCGACATCGCCGCGGCGGTGCGCGAGATGCCGCAGACGATGCGCCAGCTGGCGCTCGTCAAGCTGTTCCAGTGGTACGCGATGTTCTGCTACTGGCAATACATCATGCTGGCGCTGGCGCAGTCGATCTACGGCACCACCGACCCGGCCAGCGAAGGCTTCCGCGATGCCGGCCTGCTCAACGGCCAGGTGGGCGCGTTCTACAACTTCATTGCCTTCCTGGCCGCGTTCGCGCTGGTGCCGTTCACGCGGCGCTACGGGCCCAAGCGCATGCATGCGCTCTGCGTGGCCCTGGCCGGCGCGTGCATGCTGTGCATCCCGCTGATCCGCGAACCGGCGCTGCTGTTCATCCCGATGGTCGGCATCGGCCTGGCATGGGCCAGCATGATGGGCAACCCCTACGTGATGCTGGCCGGCTGCATCCCGCCCGAGCGCAACGGCGTGTACATGGGCATCTTCAATATGTTCATCGTGATCCCGATGATCATCCAGATCTTTACGCTGCCACTGTTCTACCAGGCGGGCCTGGGCGGGAATCCGGAGAACGTGATCCGGCTGGCCGGGGTGCTGATGCTGTGCGCGGCGGTGGCGGTGCTGAGGGTGAAGCTGCGGCCGGGCGGGGCGGGCGCGGGAGCGATCCCGGCGCCGGCCCCGCACTGA